The Shewanella sp. KX20019 genome window below encodes:
- a CDS encoding bifunctional 4-hydroxy-2-oxoglutarate aldolase/2-dehydro-3-deoxy-phosphogluconate aldolase has product MLENNWLIQPQDIFARSPIVPVMVINKIEHAVPLARALVAGGISVLEVTLRTDCALEAISKIAKEVPEALVGAGTILNEAQLAQAVNAGAQFVITPGATTDLLKAAMAGTTPLIPGVASISEVMEGMALGYKNFKFFPAEASGGVNALKAFSGPLADIRFCPTGGITPSSYKDYLALKNVDCIGGSWIAPTDAMEQGDWDRITALCKEAISAL; this is encoded by the coding sequence ATGCTTGAGAATAACTGGTTAATTCAACCACAAGATATTTTTGCTCGCAGCCCTATTGTTCCTGTCATGGTGATCAATAAGATTGAACATGCAGTGCCATTAGCTAGAGCACTTGTTGCTGGTGGTATTAGTGTTTTAGAGGTGACTTTACGTACTGACTGCGCGTTAGAAGCCATAAGTAAAATAGCAAAAGAAGTGCCAGAAGCACTTGTTGGAGCCGGTACTATTCTAAATGAAGCGCAGCTCGCACAAGCTGTTAATGCCGGAGCTCAATTTGTTATAACGCCTGGTGCAACAACGGATCTACTAAAGGCCGCAATGGCTGGCACTACACCACTAATACCGGGTGTGGCAAGTATCTCTGAAGTAATGGAAGGCATGGCGCTTGGATATAAAAACTTTAAGTTTTTCCCTGCAGAAGCGTCAGGTGGTGTTAATGCACTTAAAGCCTTTTCGGGCCCATTAGCGGATATTCGTTTTTGCCCAACCGGTGGCATCACACCAAGTAGTTATAAAGACTATTTGGCGCTTAAAAATGTTGATTGTATTGGTGGTAGCTGGATAGCACCGACTGATGCGATGGAGCAGGGCGATTGGGACAGAATTACTGCTTTATGTAAAGAAGCCATTAGTGCTCTTTAA
- a CDS encoding AAA family ATPase, protein MNLSQKAVSHLYTSVCKSVVGQEHVVKSLIIALLTRGHVLLEGLPGTAKTRSIKSLADSMQASFGRVQFTPDLLPSDVTGAEVYREVAGKPQLDFQAGPIFNNLILADEINRAPAKVQAALLEAMAEGTVTSAGKTRKLPELFLVLATQNPVDQEGTYPLPEAQMDRFTLKVNVAYPDREAELAIIKLVRQEESEIEHTAEERSVPHVAEISAVTPADIIAGQRELADIYISPVMESYIVDLIMATRSGAQYSNASFPDWIEVGASPRASIALDRCARANAWLDGRDFVCPDDVRAVLHSVLGHRLSLSYDAAAHGIKAEQVVDDLLKHVAFGL, encoded by the coding sequence GTGAATTTATCTCAAAAAGCCGTTAGTCATCTATACACATCGGTTTGCAAAAGTGTTGTTGGTCAGGAGCATGTGGTCAAATCACTCATTATCGCGCTGTTGACCCGGGGGCATGTCCTGCTAGAAGGCTTACCAGGCACCGCTAAAACGCGTTCAATTAAATCACTCGCAGATTCGATGCAAGCAAGTTTTGGTCGGGTACAATTTACCCCTGACCTATTACCATCGGATGTTACCGGAGCTGAAGTATATCGTGAGGTTGCTGGCAAACCACAGTTAGATTTTCAAGCTGGTCCTATCTTTAACAATCTTATACTGGCAGACGAAATAAACCGAGCTCCGGCAAAGGTTCAAGCCGCTTTGCTTGAAGCAATGGCGGAGGGAACAGTAACCTCCGCTGGAAAAACCCGTAAGTTGCCTGAGCTTTTCTTAGTGTTAGCAACACAAAACCCGGTTGACCAAGAGGGCACCTATCCTCTGCCTGAAGCACAAATGGATCGTTTTACCCTCAAAGTGAATGTGGCCTATCCCGATAGAGAAGCAGAGCTGGCGATCATTAAGCTGGTTAGGCAAGAGGAAAGTGAAATTGAGCATACTGCGGAGGAACGCTCAGTACCGCACGTGGCTGAAATTAGCGCAGTGACACCAGCAGATATTATAGCCGGGCAGCGAGAGCTGGCTGATATCTATATTTCGCCAGTGATGGAAAGCTATATTGTCGATTTGATTATGGCTACCCGTAGCGGCGCTCAATACAGCAATGCATCGTTTCCAGATTGGATAGAAGTCGGTGCCAGCCCAAGAGCCAGTATTGCGCTCGATCGCTGCGCTAGGGCTAATGCCTGGTTAGATGGCCGCGACTTTGTCTGCCCTGATGACGTGCGTGCTGTGCTGCATAGCGTATTGGGTCATCGTCTGAGCCTAAGTTATGACGCTGCTGCACATGGGATCAAAGCTGAACAGGTTGTTGACGACTTGCTTAAACATGTCGCCTTTGGATTGTAA
- a CDS encoding MarR family winged helix-turn-helix transcriptional regulator: protein MKNQDDHLNHAIIEFYEKLSSWEMAVVKDNGFSLPQVHTVEILGLNGPMRMKELAEKIGVTTGTLTVQIDKMVKAGLVLRRAHETDRRSILVELTESGQVMFEEHDKLHMQLTADLTVQFSEAERAQMLDFFNRINKEF, encoded by the coding sequence ATGAAAAACCAAGACGATCATTTAAATCATGCCATTATCGAATTTTATGAGAAATTATCGTCTTGGGAAATGGCCGTAGTCAAAGATAATGGCTTTAGTTTGCCCCAAGTTCATACTGTTGAAATACTGGGGCTAAATGGCCCTATGCGAATGAAAGAACTCGCGGAAAAAATAGGGGTCACTACCGGTACGCTAACTGTACAAATCGATAAAATGGTCAAAGCAGGACTCGTGCTGCGTCGTGCACATGAAACTGACCGGCGTTCAATATTGGTAGAATTAACCGAATCAGGACAAGTGATGTTTGAAGAGCACGACAAACTACACATGCAACTAACTGCAGATCTGACGGTACAGTTTTCTGAGGCGGAACGCGCGCAGATGTTAGACTTTTTTAATCGTATTAATAAAGAGTTCTAG
- the dmeF gene encoding CDF family Co(II)/Ni(II) efflux transporter DmeF: MENVEKLRQQWAHQHNFAAHNNSGERNTAIVLLLTVVTMFAEIIAGTIYGSMALLADGWHMGTHAAAFLITLFAYRYARKHANSPTYSYGTGKVSVLGGFTSAVALGLVALVMLVESGVRIFNPQDIHFDQAIMVAVIGLIVNVVSVFLLKDHHSHDHGHSHAHENSHEHSHHHSHSHGHEDHNLKAAYFHVLADALTSLLAIGALLMGKYVGLNWLDPLMGIVGAVIISRWAWGLMKQTAPILLDASMKQKQLTEIKQLIEQEGDCLVDLHVWKVSADHYAASLIVVSESGANSDHFKGKLAQIKTLSHVTVEVHMASQAQ, encoded by the coding sequence ATGGAAAACGTAGAAAAATTACGCCAACAATGGGCGCACCAGCATAACTTTGCTGCTCACAATAATAGTGGTGAACGTAATACTGCTATTGTGTTGTTGTTGACGGTAGTGACAATGTTTGCTGAAATTATTGCCGGCACCATATACGGGTCAATGGCGTTACTCGCAGATGGTTGGCATATGGGAACACATGCAGCAGCTTTTTTAATTACGCTGTTTGCATACCGTTATGCCCGTAAGCATGCCAACTCTCCAACCTATTCATATGGAACGGGTAAAGTCAGCGTTTTGGGCGGTTTTACCAGTGCTGTCGCGCTAGGATTAGTGGCGTTAGTCATGTTGGTGGAGTCAGGGGTTCGGATCTTTAATCCACAAGACATTCATTTCGACCAAGCGATAATGGTTGCGGTTATTGGCCTCATCGTTAACGTCGTTAGTGTCTTCTTGCTCAAGGATCATCACAGTCATGATCACGGACATAGCCACGCTCATGAGAATAGTCATGAACACTCACATCACCATAGCCATTCCCACGGTCATGAAGATCATAACCTTAAAGCGGCATATTTTCATGTACTGGCGGATGCACTGACTTCATTATTGGCTATTGGCGCGCTGTTAATGGGTAAGTATGTCGGCCTGAACTGGCTTGACCCATTAATGGGCATCGTGGGTGCTGTGATCATTTCACGCTGGGCATGGGGACTAATGAAGCAAACAGCGCCGATTTTACTCGATGCCAGTATGAAGCAGAAACAGTTAACTGAAATTAAACAGCTTATCGAACAAGAGGGTGATTGTTTGGTTGATCTGCATGTCTGGAAAGTTAGTGCTGACCATTATGCTGCAAGTTTAATTGTTGTTAGCGAAAGTGGTGCAAACAGTGACCATTTCAAAGGTAAATTGGCACAAATTAAGACATTAAGTCATGTAACCGTTGAAGTGCACATGGCCAGTCAGGCACAATAA
- a CDS encoding phosphoethanolamine transferase: protein MLSRIKSLSSIQFTVILALYYVCVLNIPFFQIVKQGVDKQADVNLVFIATIPLFLIFALSFLFSIFSIKYLVKPFFIVLTLMSSSVFFGALQYGVVFDYGMIENTVQTNSAEAATYLNWASVVNFIATGVIPALLIYKANIQFKPFTKELLHKLAFMAVMLIGIGVIAVFFYQNYVSFGRNNDIIKRHIIPTYFVGSTVKYINVNYLQEPIEYKQLGLDAKNTTDKANGKPNLVVLVVGETAREMNFAYYGYDKPTNAHTENQGLFAFKDTSSCGTATAVSLPCMFSRMDRENYESRQARAQDSAIDVLNHGGIALDWLDNDSGCKGVCDNIDSIVIDRSSDSELCNGQYCYDQILLDTLDNRLNNIESKDSLLVLHVIGSHGPTYYLRYPQEHRFFTPDCQRSDIQNCSDEELMNTYDNTILYTDYIVSEVVEKLKKQSGKFDTAMLYISDHGESLGESGMYLHGAPYAFAPEEQTKVPFLGWFSKSFAKQNSLNLTCLAKEAARGGYSHDNLFDSLLGLMNVSSEVYQQDKDIFSHCRQN from the coding sequence GTGTTATCGCGTATAAAAAGCCTTAGTAGTATTCAGTTCACTGTCATACTGGCACTTTATTATGTTTGTGTTCTAAATATTCCTTTTTTCCAAATAGTAAAACAGGGCGTAGATAAGCAAGCTGATGTGAATCTTGTTTTTATTGCGACTATCCCGCTATTTCTGATCTTTGCACTTAGCTTCTTATTCAGTATTTTTTCGATTAAATATTTAGTTAAACCCTTTTTCATCGTGTTAACACTGATGTCGTCGAGTGTGTTTTTTGGCGCGTTACAATATGGGGTGGTGTTTGATTACGGCATGATTGAGAACACTGTTCAAACTAACTCTGCCGAAGCGGCAACCTATCTGAATTGGGCTTCAGTCGTTAATTTTATTGCTACGGGTGTGATACCAGCCTTGCTGATCTACAAAGCTAACATCCAGTTTAAGCCATTTACTAAAGAGTTGTTACATAAACTGGCATTTATGGCGGTAATGCTGATTGGCATTGGTGTTATCGCTGTTTTTTTCTATCAGAACTATGTCTCTTTTGGCCGCAATAATGACATTATTAAGCGTCATATCATTCCAACTTATTTTGTTGGCTCCACTGTAAAATATATCAATGTTAATTATCTACAAGAGCCGATTGAGTATAAGCAGCTTGGGCTCGATGCTAAAAACACCACAGACAAAGCAAACGGGAAACCTAATCTAGTGGTCTTAGTCGTGGGCGAGACGGCTCGAGAGATGAACTTTGCTTACTACGGCTATGATAAACCGACCAATGCGCACACCGAAAACCAAGGTTTGTTCGCCTTTAAAGATACGAGTTCATGTGGAACGGCGACAGCTGTGTCACTGCCTTGTATGTTCTCGCGGATGGATAGAGAAAATTACGAATCAAGACAAGCCAGGGCGCAAGATAGTGCTATTGATGTGCTTAATCATGGTGGAATAGCGTTAGATTGGCTGGATAACGATAGCGGCTGTAAAGGCGTTTGTGACAATATTGACAGTATTGTTATCGATCGCAGTAGTGACTCAGAGCTTTGTAACGGACAGTACTGTTACGACCAGATTTTACTCGATACACTCGATAACCGTCTTAACAATATCGAGAGCAAAGATAGTCTATTAGTGCTGCATGTTATTGGCTCTCATGGTCCAACGTACTATTTGCGTTATCCACAAGAACATCGATTTTTTACGCCAGATTGTCAGCGCAGTGATATCCAGAATTGCAGTGATGAAGAGCTGATGAACACTTATGATAATACCATTCTCTACACTGATTATATTGTGTCAGAAGTGGTTGAAAAGCTGAAAAAACAGAGTGGTAAGTTTGATACTGCGATGCTTTATATTAGCGATCATGGAGAGTCGTTAGGTGAAAGTGGTATGTACCTGCATGGCGCGCCTTACGCCTTTGCGCCTGAAGAACAAACCAAAGTCCCATTTCTAGGTTGGTTTTCTAAAAGTTTCGCCAAGCAAAATAGCTTAAATCTTACTTGTTTAGCGAAAGAGGCTGCACGGGGTGGCTATTCCCATGACAACCTCTTTGATAGCTTATTAGGTTTGATGAACGTTAGTTCCGAGGTTTATCAACAAGATAAAGATATATTTTCACATTGCCGACAGAATTAA
- a CDS encoding bifunctional acetate--CoA ligase family protein/GNAT family N-acetyltransferase, which translates to MSQRTLHNLFKPKSVAIIGASNDPKRAGNVLMKNLLAGGFSGPIMPVTPKYEAVMGVLAYPNIHALPLKPDLAIICTAASRVPAIIETLALFGCKVAIVMASGMGDELNEDGISLLSQMQQNANRYGMRILGPNSLGMIMPNIGLNASLAHTSALPGKIAFVSQSAAICTTVLDWANNKGIGFSSFISLGDANDIDFDELLDYLGRDSRTNAIMLYIDSVNEKRLFLSAARAASRNKPILVIKSGRSAEGTNAAKLHTGGVSGNDAVYEAAFRRAGMLRVNDLIELFAAVETLAHSAPLQGERLGIISNGGGPAVLALDELILGGGKLPLLSTGIYQRLNTLLPTSWSGQNPVDIGGDSDAQRYAQSLEIMMDSDNLDAILILHSPSALGDSVQIAEAIAATIAKHPNKNRVNILTNWSGEDSAYAARRYFSQSGIPTYRTPEGAVGAFMHMVEYRRNQKLLQEVPLSIPDNIPANTALAREKLQQALSQGKTILETHESRSILSAYGLKTIDTWFASSPEQAVALAKQAGYPVALKVQSPDIHHKSDVHGVMLNLTSDQEVEHAAQAMIDRVISLNPDARIEGLIVQRMALTAGAQEIRVAVANDPVFGPAILLGEGGSEWEPTKDAAVALPPLNMTLARYMVIQALKTKKLKDRHLPLGLDMNALCVLLTQISHLIIDCPEIASLDLNPVLCAGASITLLDVNIQLHKEPIDNASRLAISPYPKELEQLASLKNGQQVMLRPILPEDEPKHLAFDNSLSDEDRYKRYFGVRSKMTHEEMAVLTQIDYAREMAFIATSKGEDGEDITLGAIRASIDPDNTEAEFAMAVRSNHQGQGLGKLLLEKLIRYYRNNGTEVLTGFTLFENRNMASLAKHLGFTVTFDMEERLIKMHMDLKPKH; encoded by the coding sequence ATGAGCCAACGTACCCTTCATAACCTTTTCAAACCAAAATCAGTCGCGATTATTGGCGCTTCTAACGACCCGAAACGAGCGGGGAATGTGCTGATGAAAAACCTACTCGCTGGTGGTTTTTCAGGGCCGATAATGCCGGTGACGCCAAAATATGAAGCGGTAATGGGGGTGTTGGCTTATCCAAATATCCACGCTCTACCGCTGAAACCAGACTTAGCCATCATCTGTACTGCCGCCAGTCGAGTACCTGCCATTATTGAAACCTTGGCGCTGTTTGGCTGTAAGGTCGCCATAGTGATGGCCTCCGGTATGGGTGATGAGTTAAACGAAGATGGCATTAGCCTGCTTTCCCAAATGCAGCAAAATGCCAACCGTTATGGTATGCGGATTTTGGGCCCCAACAGTCTGGGGATGATCATGCCCAACATAGGGCTTAATGCCAGCTTAGCCCACACCAGTGCACTGCCAGGGAAAATAGCATTTGTGTCTCAATCCGCTGCTATCTGTACCACTGTTTTAGATTGGGCTAATAATAAGGGGATTGGCTTTTCATCGTTTATCTCGCTGGGAGATGCCAACGATATCGATTTTGATGAGCTACTGGACTATTTAGGCCGTGACTCGAGAACCAACGCCATTATGCTGTATATCGATTCGGTTAACGAAAAACGTCTTTTCTTGTCTGCGGCTAGAGCTGCATCCAGAAACAAGCCTATTTTAGTGATTAAATCCGGCCGCAGCGCTGAAGGTACCAATGCCGCTAAACTGCATACCGGCGGCGTGTCTGGAAACGATGCGGTGTACGAGGCGGCCTTCAGGCGTGCAGGTATGCTACGAGTCAATGACTTAATCGAACTCTTTGCTGCGGTAGAGACATTAGCCCATTCTGCACCTTTACAAGGGGAGCGTCTTGGGATCATCAGCAACGGCGGCGGCCCCGCGGTACTCGCCCTTGATGAATTAATTTTAGGTGGCGGTAAATTGCCACTATTATCTACCGGTATTTATCAAAGATTAAATACCCTATTACCCACAAGTTGGTCTGGACAAAACCCTGTCGATATCGGTGGTGATTCCGATGCGCAAAGATATGCCCAATCGCTTGAGATAATGATGGATAGCGATAACTTGGATGCCATACTGATTCTACACTCTCCATCGGCTTTAGGAGACAGTGTACAAATCGCAGAAGCGATAGCCGCTACCATCGCTAAACACCCCAATAAGAATAGAGTCAATATCTTAACCAACTGGAGCGGTGAAGATTCAGCTTACGCTGCACGCAGATATTTCTCCCAATCCGGGATCCCAACCTACCGTACACCAGAAGGCGCCGTCGGTGCATTTATGCACATGGTAGAATACCGTCGCAATCAAAAATTACTGCAGGAAGTACCGCTGTCTATTCCTGACAATATTCCGGCTAACACCGCGTTGGCACGTGAAAAGCTGCAACAGGCATTAAGCCAAGGTAAAACAATTTTAGAAACCCATGAATCCCGCAGCATTCTCAGTGCTTATGGCCTTAAAACAATTGATACTTGGTTTGCAAGTAGCCCAGAGCAAGCGGTTGCCTTGGCCAAGCAAGCAGGCTATCCCGTGGCGTTAAAGGTGCAGTCGCCCGATATCCACCATAAGTCCGACGTACATGGGGTAATGCTCAACCTGACGTCCGATCAAGAAGTTGAACATGCAGCACAAGCCATGATTGATCGAGTAATTTCGCTTAATCCGGACGCCAGAATTGAGGGGCTAATAGTCCAAAGAATGGCGCTAACAGCTGGAGCACAAGAGATTCGAGTCGCCGTGGCTAATGATCCTGTTTTCGGTCCAGCCATATTGCTGGGTGAAGGAGGTTCAGAGTGGGAACCCACCAAAGATGCGGCGGTAGCGTTGCCCCCGCTAAACATGACCTTAGCTCGCTATATGGTGATCCAAGCACTTAAAACCAAAAAGCTTAAAGATAGGCACCTACCACTTGGTCTAGACATGAACGCCCTCTGTGTATTGCTTACGCAAATTTCGCACTTAATTATCGACTGCCCAGAAATTGCCTCGTTAGATCTTAACCCTGTTTTATGTGCAGGAGCATCGATCACGCTTTTGGATGTAAATATCCAGCTGCATAAAGAGCCAATCGACAACGCTAGTCGTTTAGCGATCTCTCCATATCCTAAAGAGCTTGAGCAACTCGCCAGCCTCAAAAATGGCCAACAAGTAATGTTGAGACCGATTTTACCGGAGGATGAACCTAAACATTTAGCGTTTGATAATTCACTGTCAGATGAAGATAGATATAAGCGCTATTTTGGTGTTCGTTCAAAAATGACCCATGAAGAGATGGCGGTACTCACCCAGATTGATTACGCCCGTGAGATGGCCTTTATTGCGACCAGCAAAGGTGAAGATGGTGAGGATATTACTTTAGGTGCGATTAGAGCTTCTATCGATCCCGATAACACTGAAGCTGAATTTGCGATGGCAGTTAGAAGTAACCATCAAGGACAAGGGCTGGGTAAATTGCTGCTTGAAAAACTGATCCGCTATTACAGGAATAACGGTACTGAGGTGTTGACTGGATTTACCCTGTTTGAAAACCGCAATATGGCGAGTCTAGCCAAACATTTAGGCTTTACAGTCACCTTTGATATGGAGGAGCGTCTAATTAAAATGCACATGGATTTAAAGCCTAAGCATTAA
- a CDS encoding GGDEF domain-containing protein, producing the protein MDIAKHLSETEISARILRHAVPKMSELNIPVTPNNYSVWYEYYLGINLDLKRAIDGLLANEVSFTTDVCDGLFTTYIQQNSPELMEHVQIETQMLINSLLSKIAGMSQGNIKFSTSLQKFDKTLKNNPTPEVLQDIVDDIATELDGIINANIAMDQSLTSINQEVGALKKEMLDLRSVVMTDQLTSLKNRRAFDEEVISHIETFNQQEIKSSLLVVDIDHFKRFNDVHGHLIGDKVLTYVAQALKQSVKGDDFVARYGGEEFVILLSNTGIAEAKIVAENVRKKIAQRNLTIGKEKKMPLGNITVSVGCASLKLEDSKDSYFIRADEALYRAKSAGRNRVITESEVS; encoded by the coding sequence ATGGATATTGCTAAACACTTGTCAGAGACAGAGATTTCTGCGCGAATTTTACGGCATGCGGTTCCTAAGATGTCAGAGTTAAACATCCCAGTCACACCCAACAACTATTCTGTATGGTATGAATATTACTTAGGTATTAATTTGGATTTGAAGCGGGCAATCGACGGCCTGTTGGCGAACGAAGTCAGCTTTACTACCGACGTGTGCGATGGCTTATTTACCACTTATATCCAACAGAACTCGCCAGAATTGATGGAGCATGTGCAAATAGAGACGCAGATGCTAATCAATAGTCTGTTGTCTAAGATCGCAGGCATGAGTCAGGGTAATATAAAGTTTTCTACCTCACTGCAAAAGTTTGATAAAACGCTGAAAAATAATCCAACTCCAGAGGTATTACAAGACATTGTCGATGATATTGCTACCGAGCTTGATGGTATTATTAATGCCAATATAGCGATGGATCAGTCCCTAACGAGTATCAATCAGGAGGTCGGCGCGCTTAAGAAAGAGATGCTAGATCTCCGCTCCGTCGTTATGACTGATCAGCTGACCTCACTCAAGAACCGCCGTGCTTTTGACGAAGAGGTGATTAGTCATATTGAGACTTTCAATCAACAAGAGATTAAAAGTAGCTTGTTAGTTGTAGATATTGACCATTTCAAAAGATTCAACGATGTACATGGCCATTTAATCGGTGACAAGGTGCTAACTTATGTGGCTCAGGCACTAAAACAGAGTGTTAAAGGCGATGATTTTGTCGCGCGCTATGGTGGTGAAGAGTTCGTCATTTTACTGTCTAATACTGGTATTGCCGAAGCTAAAATAGTTGCTGAAAATGTGCGTAAAAAAATAGCTCAGCGAAATCTCACCATTGGTAAAGAGAAGAAAATGCCATTAGGGAATATTACCGTTTCAGTAGGCTGTGCATCACTAAAATTAGAGGACAGTAAAGACAGCTATTTCATTCGCGCCGATGAAGCCTTGTATCGTGCAAAGTCTGCGGGTCGTAACCGTGTTATTACAGAGTCTGAAGTCAGTTAG
- a CDS encoding DUF58 domain-containing protein: MSNQQASSTQTSAKASIQPNSKRAAKARLLDPRLYCELKSLVALKPAAAKLSFLKGRFRTSNQSGRHNSKVRGRGLNFEELRHYQDGDDVKNMDWRTTLRTGKAHVRAYSEEKERQTLIVADQRSSMFFGSQHAMKSVVAAQLSALSIWNILQSGDRVGGMVFNDHDCQYIKPKRSAANALVFCQTIVDANQKLSAETIATDSESTLNKMLLRLNKLVLRDSSIILVSDWHGFNAASLMLLKQLQRANDVVLVYVHDKLERELHSIKHLVASDGQSQLAMDPQQIKDRAPSFYQHYQSEFKQKLAELNQLSQSQLLPVIDIDTDGDELSQFRVALSWGSSS, encoded by the coding sequence GTGAGTAACCAACAGGCCAGCTCTACTCAAACGAGTGCTAAAGCAAGTATACAGCCTAATAGTAAGCGTGCAGCAAAAGCTCGTCTGTTAGATCCTCGGCTCTACTGCGAACTTAAATCACTTGTAGCACTCAAGCCTGCGGCAGCAAAGCTATCGTTTCTAAAAGGCCGCTTTCGTACCAGTAACCAATCGGGTCGCCATAATTCAAAGGTACGGGGCCGCGGGCTCAATTTTGAAGAGCTTAGACATTATCAAGACGGTGACGATGTGAAAAACATGGACTGGCGTACCACGTTACGCACAGGTAAAGCTCATGTTCGCGCCTACAGTGAAGAGAAAGAGCGACAAACACTCATCGTGGCGGATCAGCGCAGCTCGATGTTCTTTGGCTCGCAACACGCGATGAAATCGGTTGTCGCGGCTCAACTGTCGGCATTATCTATTTGGAATATTTTACAAAGTGGTGACCGCGTTGGCGGCATGGTGTTTAATGATCATGATTGTCAGTATATCAAGCCGAAGCGTAGCGCTGCTAACGCACTCGTTTTCTGTCAAACAATAGTCGATGCTAATCAAAAACTTTCAGCCGAAACCATTGCTACAGATAGCGAATCTACACTCAATAAAATGTTATTACGACTCAATAAATTGGTACTACGCGACTCTAGCATAATTTTAGTTAGTGATTGGCATGGGTTCAATGCAGCATCGCTGATGTTACTCAAGCAATTACAACGCGCTAACGATGTTGTTCTGGTGTACGTGCATGACAAGCTAGAGCGTGAACTACACAGTATTAAACACTTGGTCGCTAGTGACGGACAATCGCAACTTGCAATGGATCCGCAGCAGATCAAAGATCGCGCGCCTTCGTTTTATCAGCATTATCAAAGTGAATTCAAACAAAAGCTTGCCGAACTAAATCAGCTCAGCCAGAGCCAATTACTGCCAGTCATTGACATCGACACCGATGGGGATGAATTAAGTCAATTTCGCGTGGCACTTAGTTGGGGGAGCTCTTCATGA
- the eco gene encoding serine protease inhibitor ecotin codes for MIFNSLTNKKACSFTLASGLLFTICAFSANATSPQHPDGTNQQMVNAQHFSATDYVSQESSKMFPAPKEGQIQHILTLDKLENESDYMLEIQIGQTKMVDCNKHGLSGEVIQKTVQGWGYSYYEVESISAGPSTMMACFDQALTEKFLAITTDLKVRYDSRLPKVIYLPENSQVRYRIWKVESAYSYSGDTAK; via the coding sequence ATGATTTTTAACTCACTTACAAATAAAAAAGCATGTTCTTTTACGCTGGCTTCAGGTCTTCTATTTACTATTTGTGCTTTTTCAGCCAATGCGACTTCACCTCAGCACCCAGACGGAACCAATCAACAGATGGTAAACGCGCAACATTTCTCAGCCACTGATTACGTATCACAAGAAAGCTCAAAAATGTTTCCGGCACCAAAAGAGGGCCAGATTCAACATATATTGACACTGGATAAACTAGAAAACGAAAGTGACTACATGCTTGAGATCCAAATCGGCCAAACCAAAATGGTCGATTGCAATAAGCATGGTCTTTCAGGAGAGGTTATTCAAAAAACGGTACAGGGCTGGGGTTATAGCTATTATGAAGTAGAGAGCATATCTGCAGGTCCGAGCACAATGATGGCTTGTTTTGATCAAGCATTAACAGAGAAGTTCCTCGCTATTACAACGGATTTGAAGGTTCGCTATGACAGTAGATTACCTAAGGTGATATACCTGCCAGAAAATAGCCAAGTACGTTATAGGATCTGGAAAGTTGAATCAGCTTATTCTTATTCAGGTGATACTGCAAAGTAA